A section of the Metabacillus endolithicus genome encodes:
- a CDS encoding pyridoxamine 5'-phosphate oxidase family protein, protein MSEDLKNKLLEVVQNHKVGTLATISQNKPFSRFMLFFNEDLVLYTATNKDTHKVEDINANPNVHILLGNDCKGWDDPYVEVEGTVMVEESKELKEKFWNEHLKSWIPSADDPNYMLLKISPSSYRYFEKSSSEPETLSL, encoded by the coding sequence ATGAGTGAGGATTTGAAAAATAAATTACTTGAAGTCGTACAAAATCATAAAGTAGGTACATTAGCAACTATCAGTCAAAACAAGCCTTTCTCTCGATTCATGCTGTTTTTTAATGAGGATTTAGTTTTATATACAGCCACCAATAAAGACACCCACAAGGTTGAGGATATCAACGCAAACCCTAATGTTCATATTTTATTAGGAAATGATTGTAAAGGATGGGATGACCCATATGTGGAGGTGGAAGGAACCGTTATGGTAGAGGAATCTAAGGAACTTAAAGAAAAGTTCTGGAATGAGCACTTAAAAAGTTGGATACCAAGTGCAGATGATCCTAACTATATGCTTTTAAAAATTTCACCTTCTTCTTATCGTTATTTCGAAAAGTCTTCAAGTGAACCTGAAACATTGTCATTATAA
- a CDS encoding OsmC family protein, with product MEFKMKKEVGFTTTTEYGELHIAGDEAYGYRPYQLMVASIAVCSGGVLRKILAKKRIEIEDLIISTDVERNEAEANKIEKIHIHYKIKGHNLNENKIHQSILLASKNCPMAQSVKGSIEIGETFELI from the coding sequence ATGGAATTTAAAATGAAGAAAGAAGTTGGCTTTACAACAACAACAGAATATGGAGAATTGCATATAGCAGGCGATGAAGCCTACGGGTATAGACCTTATCAACTAATGGTCGCATCAATTGCTGTTTGTAGTGGTGGTGTATTGCGGAAGATTTTAGCTAAGAAAAGAATAGAGATAGAGGATTTAATTATATCTACTGATGTAGAACGTAATGAGGCTGAAGCAAATAAGATCGAAAAGATACATATTCACTATAAAATTAAAGGTCATAATTTAAACGAAAACAAAATTCATCAATCCATTTTATTAGCTAGTAAAAATTGTCCAATGGCTCAGTCAGTTAAAGGTAGTATTGAAATAGGGGAAACATTTGAATTAATTTGA